The following DNA comes from Sorex araneus isolate mSorAra2 chromosome 5, mSorAra2.pri, whole genome shotgun sequence.
tacaacaggtagggcacttgtttttcaaagaattaacctgggttcaattcccagcaccccatatgaccttCCAAGCtttaccaggtgtgattcccggACTGTGGAacagggagtaaaccctgagaactcccaggtgtgtcctccaaaacaaaatattaaaaaagaaaacaaattaaaaaaattgtactaTAAACAATTCTTTGAGCAATTATGTAGCAGGACTTCTTAGCAGTTGGTCCATTTTATTACTGTAATAGCTCTTCTTAGTTAGTTCCCTAGaagttataattttatatcattacAGTTGGAATTATCTTCGAAGATAAGATTCCTCTTGGTCATATGGTGTTTGGATATATAAGGACAAATAAGGTTCCTCTTGGTCATATGGTGTTTGGATAATTACATTAGTATCCTGTTCCAAACTCAACAAAGACTAATACACAATCTCTATTTTACTCTTAactaagagagagaaaaaagtattaCATATAATTTGGGGGGAAAGAATAATCATCACCTACTTTCACATGAatacaaggaaaataaattcaCTACATTCTAGTGTTTTCATTCTTATAATCTCCTAACTTGATAAATTTTGCcagtttcctttctttgaaaTAATCGCAACTCTGTAGTGTAGATTCTTGTGAAGATATCTGGAGATTTCATTTCAGTTGTGAACAAAACAGAAGATAGAACAATTTCCTTCAGATTTAAGACATGTCTATTTAGGAAACCCTGAATTTCTCCTCCTTAGCAAGATCATATGTTAGAAATAAAGCACAGCACCAGTGATCTGTGGCACTCTGTTTCCAATGCACCCAGAGACAGACAAAAACACACGTTTAtaatgtacacaaacacacacacacacacacacacacgctgtgcATATGCTACTTGGGTGTCCTCCTCCCCCGAGCCTCTTGTCCTTTGTGTCCACAACCAGAAGTTAATATAATGCAGAACACTTAGAAGGTGCTCAACAAGGGAGAACTCAACTTCGAATTCCAAGCAAGGCTGCGCGGGGCCAGCCTTGCAGATGCTGTGCGGCTGCAAACGCGCCCCTGCTTGCTTGCAGAGACCCTGCCAGTGGCCGGCGTGCGCGCCCACCCGGGGGGCGTCCCCACCAGGGCCTGGGAGCTACTTACCAGCAAAGGCGACCAGCAGACGGAGAGCACGCACATGATCCCCATGAGCTGGATGGCCGTCTCGGTCGTGATTCGGCCCCACTGCGCGCTGGACTGTGACGCCGTGGCCTTGGCGCGGCAGCGGGACACCAGGGCCTTGATGGTGGCCAGATTGCAGGCGAAGGTGACAGCCAGCGCCGAGAGCCCCAGGAAGGCGAAGGTGGAGGCGAAGAAAAGGTTGCCCCAGTTGTGCGGAGAGCTCGTCCCGTtgcccgctcctcctcctcctcctcctcctccgccggTGCTGATGAAGCACCACGTCCCGGGCCACTGGATGGTGTACTGGCCCACGCCCAGCACGGGCAGCAGCGCGAACGCCAGCACCGCCAGCCACACGGCGAGCAGCACCGAGCGCGTGGCCCGCGTCTTCATGTGGCTCGCGTACCAGTGCGGCGCCCGGATGGCCAGCGCCCGCTCGACGGCCATGGCGCTGGCGATGAAGAGCGAGGACAGCCCGAAGACGGTCATGGTCAGCCCGAAGAAGGTGCACAGCCTGCCCGACGGGTCGAGCTGCTCCCAGCGCTGCTTGGACAGGTACACGACGATGACCACCGGGCTGGTGAGGAGCTGCCCGACCAGGTCGGTGAGGGCCAGCCAGCCGATGCACAGCAGGAACGACTTCTTGCGCTTGCTCTCCCGGCGTCGGTAGCTCCGCGACACCAGCAGCATGGCCAGCGCGTTGCCCACGAAGCCGGTGATGAGCATGGTGATCGGGAAGACCACGGACACCGAGCCGCAGTTCTCCCCGCGCCCGGGCGAGCGCGTGAGGTTGCCCCGCGCCTCGGCGGCCCCGTCCGGCGTCCACATGCCGGGGTACGAGTGGTTGAGGCGCGTGCAGAAAGGGGAGCTCCCGCCTTCGGCCCGCGTCGCCTTCATGCTGCTTTCGAGGGGACCAGGAAACCGAGCCCGGAGAGCAGCAGCGGGAGCTGGCACGGGGGGTgcggctggcggcggcggcggcggcggggggcggcgacCCGGGCTGGGGCTAAGGCGGTGCAGCCCTCCatggcgcggggcgcggcgccgCCGTCTCGCTCGGTTCAACCCGCGCGGCCGCCGCTGCTGCCTTCGGGGTGCGCTGCCGCCGCGCCGTCGGCTCCGGGAAGCGTCCAGCTCCCGGGCGCCCCGGCCTGGCCCGCGGCTTCTCTTAAGGCCGAGGTGGGCGGGGCGCCTGCGGGAGGGGGCGTCAGTgcggtgggagggaggaggatgcAAAAGCCTCCGAGCGCCTCCAGGCTGCGGCTGCTGCTGCCAAGACCGCGGCTCCGGTGGCGGTCTGCCCTGGGAGAATCTTCAGGAAGGCTCCTTCCCCAGTGCTCCAGTTCCCGGCCAGGAGGGATACCGGGTCAGGACCCGCTCGTCCGCCGGTTCCGTGCCCGAGTAGCATTGGTAGGCGGCGGGAGGGCAACTTTCTTACTAGATAGACTTTTCCAGCCCAGAAAAGTTGCCAAGAACCACCTGGCTGTCtgctccctcctctcctgccctccgACTTAAACAGAGGCAGACCTTTTTGCCTGGAGTTCTTTTGTGGCAAGTCCTCGATCCCCGCATCCTTATGTGCTTCCCTGCAGTCTAGGCAGAAAATCTTTCTTTGATCCATGAGCATGAACACTTCGAACCATATATGTCTATGccttgaaataaaatacatttaatgaaAAATGAATTGCTAGAAGCATTTTGTCAGTGTTTTCACAGCATTCTTCTGCAGTTACAGAGATCCTTCAAGATCCTGGCAGTATTAATCTTGCCTCTCCTCCCACTCCTCATTTACAACAAGGAGACTGAGGTTCCGTGAAGTAAAAGCCTGAGTCCAAGGTGTCCCAGCATGTCTCTTGTATCTTTTATCTTAATTGGAGCACAATGAGCTTCAGtggtttaaaatctttttaactcCTGCAGATCAGTGAAAATAAAGTTTACATACTTctga
Coding sequences within:
- the PTGER3 gene encoding prostaglandin E2 receptor EP3 subtype; this translates as MKATRAEGGSSPFCTRLNHSYPGMWTPDGAAEARGNLTRSPGRGENCGSVSVVFPITMLITGFVGNALAMLLVSRSYRRRESKRKKSFLLCIGWLALTDLVGQLLTSPVVIVVYLSKQRWEQLDPSGRLCTFFGLTMTVFGLSSLFIASAMAVERALAIRAPHWYASHMKTRATRSVLLAVWLAVLAFALLPVLGVGQYTIQWPGTWCFISTGGGGGGGGGAGNGTSSPHNWGNLFFASTFAFLGLSALAVTFACNLATIKALVSRCRAKATASQSSAQWGRITTETAIQLMGIMCVLSVCWSPLLIMMLKMIFNQTSVEHCKMQTEKQTECNFFLIAVRLASLNQILDPWVYLLLRKILLRKFCQIRHHKNNYASSSISLPHQCSSTLMWSEHLER